From Apteryx mantelli isolate bAptMan1 chromosome 30, bAptMan1.hap1, whole genome shotgun sequence, the proteins below share one genomic window:
- the SIN3B gene encoding paired amphipathic helix protein Sin3b: protein MAAGGGGGGRGGSAPRWGGGGGGRAAAQEKLPVHVEDALSYLDQVKIRFGSDPATYNGFLEIMKEFKSQSIDTPGVIRRVSQLFHEHPDLIVGFNAFLPLGYRIEIPKNGKLSIQSPLTSQVPSEPVPSALPGSGLLLHYSQENSHNHSDCSEEFRQQLPYKEDKSQIPLESDSVEFNNAISYVNKIKTRFLDHPEIYRSFLEILHTYQKEQLNTKGRPFRGMSEEEVFTEVANLFRGQEDLLSEFGQFLPEAKRSLFTGNGPCEVNSVQKTEHEKNLEHSKKRSRPLLLRPVSGPAKKKMKLRGTKDLSVATVGKYGTLQEFSFFDKVRRVLKSQEVYENFLRCIALFNQELVSGSELLQLVTPFLGKFPELFAQFKSFLGVKELSFASPLSDRSGDGMSREIDYASCKRIGSSYRALPKTYQQPKCSGRTAICKEVLNDTWVSFPSWSEDSTFVSSKKTPYEEQLHRCEDERFELDVVLETNLATIRVLESVQKKLSRLTQEDQEKFRLDDCLGGTSEVIQRRAIYRIYGDKAPEIIESLKKNPVTAVPVVLKRLKAKEEEWREAQQGFNKIWREQYEKAYLKSLDHQAVNFKQNDTKALRSKSLLNEIESVYDEHQEQHSEGRSSSTNEPHLIFIYEDKQILEDAASLISYYVKRQPTIQKEDQATIRQIVHHFIPELFFSQPPEHSISEESTDEDRENHQGQNPDTPELRKKHVPGPPSSPLEAKATFCDVTAAEPHNTLDDVYSLFFVNNNWYFFLRLHQTLCSRLLKIYRQAQKQLLEYRTEKEREKLLCEGRKEKTNDPAMELRLKQPSEVELEEYYPAFLDMVRSLLDGNIDPTQYEDTLREMFTIHAYIGFTMDKLVQNIVRQLHHLVSDDICLKVVELYLNERKRGAAGGNLSSRCVRAAKETSYQWKAERCMADENCFKVMFLQRKGQVIMTIELLDTEETQTEDPVEVQHLANYMEQYVGVEGAPSNQNDGFLLKPVFLQRNLKKFRKWQCKQVRALRSEVKSSWKRLIGVESACNVDCRFKLNTHKMMFIMNSEDYMYRRGALCRAKQVQPMVLLKHHQQFEEWHNRWLEENVTMEAVDLVQDWLMGDEDEEMVPCKTTCETVNVHGVPVNRYRVQYSRRPASP from the exons atggcggcggggggcggcggcggcggccgggggggcagcgccccgcgctggggcggcggtggcggcggccgggccgcggcgcaggAGAAGCTGCCGGTTCAC GTGGAGGACGCGCTCTCCTACCTGGACCAGGTGAAGATCCGCTTTGGCAGCGACCCCGCCACCTACAACGGCTTCCTGGAGATCATGAAGGAGTTCAAGAGCCAGAG CATTGACACCCCCGGAGTGATCCGGCGTGTTTCACAGCTGTTCCATGAGCACCCCGACCTCATTGTAGGATTCAATGCTTTCCTCCCTTTGGGCTACAGAATAGAAATTCCGAAGAATGGGAAGTTAAGTATACAGTCACCACTGACTAGTCAG GTGCCCTCAGAGCCTGTTCCCAGCGCTCTCCCTGGCAGCGGGCTGTTGTTGCATTACTCTCAGGAGAATTCGCACAACCATAGTGACTGTTCCGAGGAGTTTAGGCAACAGCTTCCATACAAAGAAGATAAATCCCAAATTCCTTTGGAGTCTGATTCTGTAGAGTTCAATAATGCTATAAGTTATGTGAATAAGATCAAAACACGTTTTCTTGACCATCCAGAAATTTACAGATCCTTTTTAGAAATTCTTCATACTTACCAG AAAGAACAGCTGAACACTAAAGGCCGACCCTTTCGAGGCATGTCAGAGGAAGAAGTGTTTACTGAAGTAGCAAACCTGTTCCGGGGGCAGGAGGATCTGCTCTCTGAGTTTGGACAGTTCCTCCCGGAGGCTAAAAGGTCTTTG tTCACAGGAAATGGACCATGTGAAGTGAACAGTGTCCAGAAGACTGAGCATGAAAAGAATCTGGAACACAGCAAAAAGCGATCCAGACCACTGCTGTTGCGTCCTGTTTCTGGCCCAGCAAAG aagaaaatgaaactgcGAGGTACCAAAGATCTCTCAGTAGCAACAGTGGGAAAATATGGAACGCTGCAAGAGTTTTCCTTTTTTGACAAG GTGCGCAGGGTGCTAAAGAGTCAGGAAGTCTATGAAAACTTTCTCCGTTGCATTGCTCTCTTCAACCAGGAGTTGGTCTCTGGCTCTGAGCTGCTCCAGCTAGTTACACCATTTTTAGG GAAATTCCCCGAACTCTTTGCACAGTTCAAGTCCTTTCTTGGTGTGAAAGAACTTTCATTTGCTTCTCCACTGAGTGACCGATCTGGGGATGGAATGAGTCGGGAAATCGATTATGCTTCTTGCAAACGCATAGGATCAAGTTACCGGGCTCTTCCAAAAACTTATCAGCAGCCAAAGTGTAGCGGAAGAACAGCCATTTGCAAGGAG GTGTTAAATGATACCTGGGTTTCATTTCCATCCTGGTCTGAAGACTCAACTTTTGTCAGCTCCAAGAAGACTCCTTATGAGGAGCAGTTGCACCGCTGTGAAGATGAACGGTTTGAG TTGGATGTTGTCTTGGAGACCAATTTAGCCACAATACGTGTGCTGGAGAGCGTGCAGAAAAAGCTGTCTCGACTGACTCAAGAGGATCAGGAGAAATTCCGACTGGATGATTGCTTGGGAGGAACATCGGAAGTGATCCAGCGTAGGGCCATCTATCGCATCTATGGTGATAAAGCACCAGAGATCAttgaaagtcttaaaaaaaacccagttaCTGCAGTTCCTGTTGTTCTTAAGAG ATtgaaagcaaaagaggaagaatGGCGGGAGGCCCAGCAGGGTTTCAACAAAATTTGGCGGGAGCAGTATGAGAAAGCCTACTTGAAGTCTCTTGACCACCAGGCTGTCAACTTCAAACAAAATGACACCAAAGCTTTGCGCTCCAAGAGCTTGCTGAATGAAATTGAGAGTGTCTATGATGAG CATCAGGAGCAGCATTCAGAGGGGAGAAGTTCCTCCACAAATGAGCCTCATCTTATCTTTATCTATGAAGATAAGCAGATTTTGGAAGATGCAGCTTCTCTTATCAGCTACTATGTGAAACGACAGCCTACTATTCAAAAGGAGGATCAGGCAACCATTCGGCAGATAGTGCATCACTTCATACCTGAGCTGTTTTTCTCTCAGCCCCCCGAGCACAGTATTTCTGAAGAATCAACAGATGAGGACAGAGAAAACCATCAGGGGCAGAACCCGGATACTCCTGAGCTACGGAAGAAACACGTGCCTGGGCCTCCAAGCAGTCCTTTGGAGGCCAAAGCAACCTTCTGTGACGTTACAGCTGCTGAGCCTCACAACACTCTGGATGATGTTTACAGCCTGTTCTTTGTCAATAATAATTGGTATTTCTTCCTCCGCCTTCACCAGACTCTGTGCTCCAGGCTCCTAAAGATTTATCGTCAAGCTCAGAAGCAGCTTCTAGAGTATCgaactgaaaaagagagagagaaactcctctgtgagggaagaaaagagaagaccaaTGATCCAGCCATGGAACTAAGACTGAAGCAACCAA GTGAAGTGGAACTGGAGGAGTATTACCCTGCATTCCTGGATATGGTGAGGAGTCTGCTGGATGGGAATATAGATCCAACACAGTATGAGGACACTCTGAGGGAGATGTTCACTATCCATGCCTATATTGGCTTTACTATGGACAAACTGGTGCAGAATATTGTCCGCCAG cttCACCATCTAGTGAGCGATGACATCTGCTTGAAGGTTGTTGAGCTCTACTTGAACGAAAGGAAGCGAGGTGCTGCTGGAGGTAACTTATCCTCTAGATGTGTCCGGGCAGCTAAGGAGACCAGCTATCAGTGGAAGGCTGAACGTTGCATGGCAGATGAGAACTGTTTCAAG GTAATGTTTCTTCAGCGGAAAGGACAGGTGATCATGACCATTGAGCTACTGGATACAGAAGAAACCCAGACAGAAGATCCTGTGGAAGTCCAG CACCTGGCTAACTACATGGAGCAGTATGTTGGGGTAGAAGGAGCTCCAAGCAACCAGAACGATGGCTTCTTATTGAAGCCGGTCTTTCTGCAAAG AAACCTAAAAAAGTTCCGCAAGTGGCAATGTAAGCAAGTGAGAGCTCTGCGGAGCGAAGTGAAGAGCTCCTGGAAGAGGCTGATTGGTGTGGAAAGCGCCTGCAATGTGGACTGCCGGTTCAAGCTCAACACCCACAAAATGATGTTCATCATGAACTCGGAGGATTACATGTACAGGCGGGGAGCTCTCTGCCGAGCCAAGCAG GTACAGCCAATGGTGCTGCTAAAGCACCACCAGCAGTTTGAAGAATGGCACAATAGGTGGCTAGAAGAGAACGTGACCATGGAGGCAGTTGATCTAGTTCAAGACTGGCTAATGGGAGATGAAGATGAGGAGATGGTGCCCTGTAAAACAACTTGTGAGACGGTGAATGTCCACGGTGTCCCAGTGAACAGATACAGAGTTCAGTACAGTCGCCGTCCAGCTTCACCATGA